Proteins encoded together in one Arvicanthis niloticus isolate mArvNil1 chromosome 7, mArvNil1.pat.X, whole genome shotgun sequence window:
- the Plek gene encoding pleckstrin isoform X1 produces the protein MGLHSYTLPKHQAASQAPTLAKHHIPLYMSASAKHLLIRQLPEKHHMAQLSLQTNQKFLLEELGSVFNTWKPMWVVLLEDGIEFYKKKSDNSPKGMIPLKGSTLTSPCQDFGKRMFVLKITTTKQQDHFFQAAFLEERDAWVRDIKKAIKCIEGGQKFARKSTRRSIRLPETIDLGALYLSMKDPEKGIKELNLEKDKKVFNHCFTGNGVIDWLVSNKQVRNRQEGLMISASLLSEGYLQPAGDLSKNAADGIAENPFLDNPDAFYYFPDSGFFCEENSSDDDVILREEFRGVIIKQGCLLKQGHRRKNWKVRKFILREDPAYLHYYDPAGGEDPLGAVHLRGCVVTSVESNPDGRKSDEENLFEIITADEVHYYLQAATSKERTEWIKAIQVASRTGK, from the exons ATGGGTCTCCATTCATATACTCTCCCCAAACATCAGGCAGCCTCTCAAGCTCctactctagcaaaacatcacattcccctttacatgtctgcttcagcaaagcatcttctcataagacagcttccagaaaaacatcacatggcgcaactgagtctccaaacaaaccagaaatttctacttgaGGAATTG GGAAGCGTGTTTAACACCTGGAAACCCATGTGGGTTGTACTGTTAGAAGACGGAATTGaattttataagaagaaaagtGACAACAGCCCCAAGGGGATGATCCCACTGAAAGGAAGCACTCTCACTAGCCCCTGTCAAGACTTTGGCAAACGGATG TTTGTGTTAAAAATCACTACAACCAAACAACAGGACCACTTCTTCCAGGCAGCCTTCTTGGAGGAGAGGGATGCTTGGGTTCGGGACATCAAGAAAGCCATTAAATGCATTGAAGGAGGCCAAAAGTTTGCAAGAAAATCCACAAGGCGGTCCATTCGTCTGCCAGAGACAATCGACTTGGG GGCTTTGTATCTGTCTATGAAAGACCCTGAAAAAGGAATAAAGGAACTGAATCTGGAGAAGGACAAGAAGGTTTTTAATCACTGCTTCACAG GTAATGGTGTCATTGACTGGCTGGTTTCTAACAAGCAAGTTCGGAATCGCCAGGAAGGCCTCATgatctctgcctccctgctcagTGAAGGGTACCTACAGCCTGCTGGTGATCTGTCCAAGAATGCAGCCGATGGAATAGCTGAAAACCCTTTTCTGGACAACCCTGATGCTTTCTATTACTTT CCAGACAGTGGATTCTTCTGTGAGGAAAACTCCAGTGATGATGACGTCATTCTGAGAGAAGAATTCAGAGGGGTTATCATCAAGCAGGGATGTTTACTGAAGCAG GGGCACCGGAGAAAAAACTGGAAAGTGAGAAAGTTCATTCTGAGAGAAGACCCAGCCTACCTGCACTATTATGACCCTGCTGGG GGTGAAGATCCCCTGGGAGCAGTCCACTTGAGAGGCTGTGTGGTGACTTCGGTAGAGAGTAATCCTGATG GGAGGAAGAGTGATGAAGAGAACCTCTTTGAGATCATCACAGCAGATGAAGTTCACTATTACTTGCAGGCGGCCACTTCCAAGGAGCGGACTGAGTGGATCAAAGCCATCCAGGTGGCCTCACGGACTGGGAA ATAA
- the Plek gene encoding pleckstrin isoform X2, with amino-acid sequence MGLHSYTLPKHQAASQAPTLAKHHIPLYMSASAKHLLIRQLPEKHHMAQLSLQTNQKFLLEELGSVFNTWKPMWVVLLEDGIEFYKKKSDNSPKGMIPLKGSTLTSPCQDFGKRMFVLKITTTKQQDHFFQAAFLEERDAWVRDIKKAIKCIEGGQKFARKSTRRSIRLPETIDLGALYLSMKDPEKGIKELNLEKDKKVFNHCFTGNGVIDWLVSNKQVRNRQEGLMISASLLSEGYLQPAGDLSKNAADGIAENPFLDNPDAFYYFPDSGFFCEENSSDDDVILREEFRGVIIKQGCLLKQGHRRKNWKVRKFILREDPAYLHYYDPAGGEDPLGAVHLRGCVVTSVESNPDGRKSDEENLFEIITADEVHYYLQAATSKERTEWIKAIQVASRTGK; translated from the exons ATGGGTCTCCATTCATATACTCTCCCCAAACATCAGGCAGCCTCTCAAGCTCctactctagcaaaacatcacattcccctttacatgtctgcttcagcaaagcatcttctcataagacagcttccagaaaaacatcacatggcgcaactgagtctccaaacaaaccagaaatttctacttgaGGAATTG GGAAGCGTGTTTAACACCTGGAAACCCATGTGGGTTGTACTGTTAGAAGACGGAATTGaattttataagaagaaaagtGACAACAGCCCCAAGGGGATGATCCCACTGAAAGGAAGCACTCTCACTAGCCCCTGTCAAGACTTTGGCAAACGGATG TTTGTGTTAAAAATCACTACAACCAAACAACAGGACCACTTCTTCCAGGCAGCCTTCTTGGAGGAGAGGGATGCTTGGGTTCGGGACATCAAGAAAGCCATTAAATGCATTGAAGGAGGCCAAAAGTTTGCAAGAAAATCCACAAGGCGGTCCATTCGTCTGCCAGAGACAATCGACTTGGG GGCTTTGTATCTGTCTATGAAAGACCCTGAAAAAGGAATAAAGGAACTGAATCTGGAGAAGGACAAGAAGGTTTTTAATCACTGCTTCACAG GTAATGGTGTCATTGACTGGCTGGTTTCTAACAAGCAAGTTCGGAATCGCCAGGAAGGCCTCATgatctctgcctccctgctcagTGAAGGGTACCTACAGCCTGCTGGTGATCTGTCCAAGAATGCAGCCGATGGAATAGCTGAAAACCCTTTTCTGGACAACCCTGATGCTTTCTATTACTTT CCAGACAGTGGATTCTTCTGTGAGGAAAACTCCAGTGATGATGACGTCATTCTGAGAGAAGAATTCAGAGGGGTTATCATCAAGCAGGGATGTTTACTGAAGCAG GGGCACCGGAGAAAAAACTGGAAAGTGAGAAAGTTCATTCTGAGAGAAGACCCAGCCTACCTGCACTATTATGACCCTGCTGGG GGTGAAGATCCCCTGGGAGCAGTCCACTTGAGAGGCTGTGTGGTGACTTCGGTAGAGAGTAATCCTGATG GGAGGAAGAGTGATGAAGAGAACCTCTTTGAGATCATCACAGCAGATGAAGTTCACTATTACTTGCAGGCGGCCACTTCCAAGGAGCGGACTGAGTGGATCAAAGCCATCCAGGTGGCCTCACGGACTGGGAAGTAA
- the Plek gene encoding pleckstrin isoform X3, with the protein MEPKRIREGYLVKKGSVFNTWKPMWVVLLEDGIEFYKKKSDNSPKGMIPLKGSTLTSPCQDFGKRMFVLKITTTKQQDHFFQAAFLEERDAWVRDIKKAIKCIEGGQKFARKSTRRSIRLPETIDLGALYLSMKDPEKGIKELNLEKDKKVFNHCFTGNGVIDWLVSNKQVRNRQEGLMISASLLSEGYLQPAGDLSKNAADGIAENPFLDNPDAFYYFPDSGFFCEENSSDDDVILREEFRGVIIKQGCLLKQGHRRKNWKVRKFILREDPAYLHYYDPAGGEDPLGAVHLRGCVVTSVESNPDGRKSDEENLFEIITADEVHYYLQAATSKERTEWIKAIQVASRTGK; encoded by the exons GGAAGCGTGTTTAACACCTGGAAACCCATGTGGGTTGTACTGTTAGAAGACGGAATTGaattttataagaagaaaagtGACAACAGCCCCAAGGGGATGATCCCACTGAAAGGAAGCACTCTCACTAGCCCCTGTCAAGACTTTGGCAAACGGATG TTTGTGTTAAAAATCACTACAACCAAACAACAGGACCACTTCTTCCAGGCAGCCTTCTTGGAGGAGAGGGATGCTTGGGTTCGGGACATCAAGAAAGCCATTAAATGCATTGAAGGAGGCCAAAAGTTTGCAAGAAAATCCACAAGGCGGTCCATTCGTCTGCCAGAGACAATCGACTTGGG GGCTTTGTATCTGTCTATGAAAGACCCTGAAAAAGGAATAAAGGAACTGAATCTGGAGAAGGACAAGAAGGTTTTTAATCACTGCTTCACAG GTAATGGTGTCATTGACTGGCTGGTTTCTAACAAGCAAGTTCGGAATCGCCAGGAAGGCCTCATgatctctgcctccctgctcagTGAAGGGTACCTACAGCCTGCTGGTGATCTGTCCAAGAATGCAGCCGATGGAATAGCTGAAAACCCTTTTCTGGACAACCCTGATGCTTTCTATTACTTT CCAGACAGTGGATTCTTCTGTGAGGAAAACTCCAGTGATGATGACGTCATTCTGAGAGAAGAATTCAGAGGGGTTATCATCAAGCAGGGATGTTTACTGAAGCAG GGGCACCGGAGAAAAAACTGGAAAGTGAGAAAGTTCATTCTGAGAGAAGACCCAGCCTACCTGCACTATTATGACCCTGCTGGG GGTGAAGATCCCCTGGGAGCAGTCCACTTGAGAGGCTGTGTGGTGACTTCGGTAGAGAGTAATCCTGATG GGAGGAAGAGTGATGAAGAGAACCTCTTTGAGATCATCACAGCAGATGAAGTTCACTATTACTTGCAGGCGGCCACTTCCAAGGAGCGGACTGAGTGGATCAAAGCCATCCAGGTGGCCTCACGGACTGGGAA ATAA
- the Plek gene encoding pleckstrin isoform X4, with protein sequence MWVVLLEDGIEFYKKKSDNSPKGMIPLKGSTLTSPCQDFGKRMFVLKITTTKQQDHFFQAAFLEERDAWVRDIKKAIKCIEGGQKFARKSTRRSIRLPETIDLGALYLSMKDPEKGIKELNLEKDKKVFNHCFTGNGVIDWLVSNKQVRNRQEGLMISASLLSEGYLQPAGDLSKNAADGIAENPFLDNPDAFYYFPDSGFFCEENSSDDDVILREEFRGVIIKQGCLLKQGHRRKNWKVRKFILREDPAYLHYYDPAGGEDPLGAVHLRGCVVTSVESNPDGRKSDEENLFEIITADEVHYYLQAATSKERTEWIKAIQVASRTGK encoded by the exons ATGTGGGTTGTACTGTTAGAAGACGGAATTGaattttataagaagaaaagtGACAACAGCCCCAAGGGGATGATCCCACTGAAAGGAAGCACTCTCACTAGCCCCTGTCAAGACTTTGGCAAACGGATG TTTGTGTTAAAAATCACTACAACCAAACAACAGGACCACTTCTTCCAGGCAGCCTTCTTGGAGGAGAGGGATGCTTGGGTTCGGGACATCAAGAAAGCCATTAAATGCATTGAAGGAGGCCAAAAGTTTGCAAGAAAATCCACAAGGCGGTCCATTCGTCTGCCAGAGACAATCGACTTGGG GGCTTTGTATCTGTCTATGAAAGACCCTGAAAAAGGAATAAAGGAACTGAATCTGGAGAAGGACAAGAAGGTTTTTAATCACTGCTTCACAG GTAATGGTGTCATTGACTGGCTGGTTTCTAACAAGCAAGTTCGGAATCGCCAGGAAGGCCTCATgatctctgcctccctgctcagTGAAGGGTACCTACAGCCTGCTGGTGATCTGTCCAAGAATGCAGCCGATGGAATAGCTGAAAACCCTTTTCTGGACAACCCTGATGCTTTCTATTACTTT CCAGACAGTGGATTCTTCTGTGAGGAAAACTCCAGTGATGATGACGTCATTCTGAGAGAAGAATTCAGAGGGGTTATCATCAAGCAGGGATGTTTACTGAAGCAG GGGCACCGGAGAAAAAACTGGAAAGTGAGAAAGTTCATTCTGAGAGAAGACCCAGCCTACCTGCACTATTATGACCCTGCTGGG GGTGAAGATCCCCTGGGAGCAGTCCACTTGAGAGGCTGTGTGGTGACTTCGGTAGAGAGTAATCCTGATG GGAGGAAGAGTGATGAAGAGAACCTCTTTGAGATCATCACAGCAGATGAAGTTCACTATTACTTGCAGGCGGCCACTTCCAAGGAGCGGACTGAGTGGATCAAAGCCATCCAGGTGGCCTCACGGACTGGGAA ATAA